One genomic region from Alosa alosa isolate M-15738 ecotype Scorff River chromosome 12, AALO_Geno_1.1, whole genome shotgun sequence encodes:
- the mrps2 gene encoding 28S ribosomal protein S2, mitochondrial: protein MSNMASGILTKVISGLRCPRFTAAALSCSGQAYSTAALPKAVVTPNDITVDSDKLLNVPLSQPDFFRVSELFSLKDLFDARVHLGHKKGCRHRLMEPYLFGSRLEVDVIDLEQTVEHLQLALNFTAHVAFRGGVILFVSRRRQFGHLVERTARECGEYAHTRYWQGGLLTNATIQYGPGVRLPDLVVFLSTLNNVFQPHTAIRDAAKMNIPTVGVVDTNCNPSLITYPVPANDDTPAAMELYCRLFKMTINRAKDKRKQLELLRGLGPAASK, encoded by the exons ATGTCAAACATGGCGTCCGGGATCCTCACGAAAG TGATCAGTGGACTCCGATGCCCTCGCTTTACCGCAGCTGCGCTGTCTTGTAGCGGACAAGCCTACAGCACAGCAGCTTTACCAAAGGCAGTAGTAACACCAAATGACATCACAG TTGACTCAGACAAACTCCTGAATGTTCCGCTTAGCCAACCAGACTTCTTCCGTGTGTCCGAACTCTTCAGTCTGAAGGACCTGTTTGATGCGCGTGTTCACCTTGGTCATAAGAAGGGATGTCGGCACAG gctAATGGAACCTTACTTGTTTGGAAGCCGTTTGGAGGTTGACGTCATTGACCTGGAGCAGACAGTGGAACACCTGCAGCTGGCGCTCAACTTCACGGCACACGTGGCCTTCCGTGGGGGCGTCATCCTGTTTGTCAGTCGGCGGCGGCAGTTTGGCCACCTGGTGGAGCGCACGGCCCGAGAGTGTGGCGAGTACGCTCACACACGCTACTGGCAAGGAGGCCTGCTCACCAACGCCACTATCCAGTATGGCCCTGGCGTGCGGCTGCCTGATCTAGTGGTCTTTTTGTCCACGCTCAACAACGTATTCCAGCCCCACACGGCGATCCGGGATGCGGCCAAGATGAACATCCCGACAGTTGGCGTAGTGGACACCAACTGCAACCCCAGTCTCATCACTTACCCAGTGCCGGCCAACGATGACACCCCAGCCGCAATGGAGCTCTACTGCCGGCTGTTCAAGATGACCATCAACAGGGCCAAGGACAAGCGGAAACAGTTGGAATTGCTCAGAGGCTTGGGGCCTGCTGCATCCAAGTGA